The following coding sequences lie in one Haematobia irritans isolate KBUSLIRL chromosome 3, ASM5000362v1, whole genome shotgun sequence genomic window:
- the LOC142230807 gene encoding E3 SUMO-protein ligase ZBED1-like produces the protein MPPKSAVWEHFEKEPNNCAKCRHCGVKLNNSSCAVSQPLINSALENVADHKEGGNLSFKITQSIVYMICKDLQPLSVVEHVGFRKVLKTTAPLFTMPTRKTIRTAILNKYDVVSSSFKVELSAVPKYCCTTDIWTDSNNRSFLRLTIHYLNVDQGCVVKGTIGIFQLTERHTSENIVKEIQNIFSEWGLEVEKTLAVISDNAANITKAVDLMFGKGKHIPCFAHTLNLLATKAINDVPELTELLKKVKAIVGWFHHSTSACDELRKVSNKTVVQDVPTRWNSTYNMLTRFIELRSCINEIVNRNRSAPPMLSAAEMESLEEACQVLEPLSIATNDISSETYLTSSMAIPVASILKDSIEKLDPKNEIGKALKESVLAQHKKRFGLIEQVPLLALSCILDSRFKKMYFKDPTSLAKVINTVSKYIWEMKDEAPSQNESSDSDSSLAGAVSSSLFKIHNKNIQNVMSKPISHGVTSKNSGNAIPDEFSLYLRAPPERIQQNPILYWKHMAETFPVLSSVALKYVPTIATSVPSERLFSEAGQILRDQRNRLTSDLANKLLFLKDVPDKFW, from the exons ATGCCTCCAAAAAGTGCTGTTTGGGAACATTTTGAGAAAGAACCAAACAACTGTGCTAAATGTCGACATTGTGgagttaaactaaacaa ttCTTCATGTGCTGTGAGTCAACCTCTGATCAACTCTGCATTAGAAAACGTAGCTGATCATAAAGAGGGTGGTAATTTGAGTTTCAAAATTACTCAAAGTATTGTTTATATGATTTGTAAGGACTTACAACCTCTATCTGTAGTAGAGCATGTAGGATTTCGGAAAGTTCTGAAGACTACTGCTCCACTATTCACAATGCCTACTCGCAAGACCATCCGCACTGCTATACTAAACAAGTACGATGTAGTATCCAGTTCGTTCAAAGTTGAGTTAAGTGCTGTTCCTAAGTATTGTTGCACGACTGATATCTGGACAGATTCAAACAATCGGAGCTTCCTAAGATTAACCATACATTATCTGAATGTTGACCAGGGCTGTGTTGTTAAAGGCACAATTGGAATATTTCAGCTTACAGAAAGGCACACTTCGGAGAATATCGTGAaggaaattcaaaatattttttctgaatgGGGGCTTGAAGTTGAGAAAACACTTGCCGTTATCTCAGACAATGCTGCAAACATAACTAAGGCAGTAGACTTAATGTTTGGCAAAGGTAAGCATATTCCTTGTTTTGCACACACACTAAACCTTCTCGCCACAAAAGCCATAAACGACGTACCAGAATTGACGGaacttttaaaaaaagtaaaggCTATTGTCGGTTGGTTTCACCATTCTACTTCAGCATGCGACGAATTAAGAAAAGTATCAAACAAAACTGTCGTACAAGATGTACCAACAAGGTGGAActcaacatataatatgttaacAAGATTTATTGAATTAAGATCGTGCATAAATGAAATAGTAAACAGGAATAGAAGTGCTCCGCCGATGCTATCAGCAGCAGAGATGGAATCATTGGAAGAAGCGTGCCAAGTTTTGGAACCACTGTCCATTGCAACAAACGACATAAGCTCTGAAACGTACCTAACCAGCAGTATGGCCATTCCAGTAGCTTCTATATTGAAggattcaattgaaaaattggaTCCGAAAAACGAAATTGGAAAAGCTTTGAAAGAATCAGTATTGGCACAACACAAGAAACGTTTCGGTTTAATTGAACAGGTGCCACTTTTGGCACTTTCTTGTATCCTAGACTCTCGATTCAAGAAAATGTACTTTAAGGATCCAACCAGTCTTGCCAAGGTCATAAATACTGtatcaaaatatatatgggaaatgAAAGATGAGGCTCCTTCCCAAAACGAATCTTCAGACTCAGATTCCTCACTTGCAGGTGCTGTATCTTCATCTTTGTTCAAGATAcacaacaaaaatattcaaaatgtaATGTCAAAACCAATAAGTCATGGAGTAACATCCAAAAACTCTGGAAATGCTATTCCAGATGAGTTCAGCCTTTATCTGAGGGCTCCACCAGAAAGGATACAACAGAATCCAATTTTATACTGGAAACATATGGCAGAAACATTTCCAGTACTGTCGTCTGTGGCCCTCAAGTATGTGCCTACTATTGCAACGTCGGTGCCTTCCGAGAGACTATTTTCGGAAGCCGGCCAAATTTTAAGAGATCAGAGAAATAGGCTGACATCCGATCTGGCaaataagttattatttttaaaagacgtTCCCGATAAGTTTTGGTAA